Sequence from the Ereboglobus luteus genome:
CACCGGCGAATCACCCGCGATGATTACGACCGGCTTGAACACCAGGCAAACGCAGGCGAGCGCGACGCCCGCGATCCATGCGACGGCGGCAAGGATGACGTCGGGCCGGAGGAGGGGGAATCGGGAGGCGGGCGCGGGCACGCGTTATTTTGATTCGCCGGCGTTTTTGCAGGCGCAGTTTTCGCACGCCTTTGTCTCCTTGGGCGCGGACTCGACGGGCGGCTTGCCTTTTTTTGTTTTGAAGTCGGTTTCGTAGAATCCCGTTCCCTTGAACACAAAACCGGCGCCGGGGCCGATAAGCCGCTTGACGCCCGTTTTTTTGCACGACGGACACTTGGTGAGCGGCTTGTCGCTCATCGACTGGAAGGCCTCGAATTCGAAACCGCATTTCGGACAGACGTAATCGTAGGTTGGCATAAAAAACCTCCTTTCATAGTAATTTTTTTACGACATGCGAGCCGAGTGTTTGAAGGTGCGCAAAAATGTTTTCGAGTGAAAACTCGCGCCGCGGCGAATCGTGTGAATAGGCGTTTGCAAATTTGCCGGAGTGCCGGCATTGCGGGATCTGTTTTGACACAATAACGCAAATTGCAAGAACCGGATACCGCCCCCATGGATTTCTCAACAAAGCTCAACACCTACATCGCCCGCGTCGAACAGGCAATCGACGGGCTCCTGCCCGCCGCCGCGGCGCGTCCATCGCGTTTGCACGAGGCCATGCGCTACGGCATGCAGGCGGGCGGCAAGCGGCTGCGCCCCGTGCTTCTCCTTGCCGCGGCCGATTTGCGCGGCAACCCGCTCCACGATCCGGTCGCCGCGGCGATTGCCGTCGAGTGCATCCACACGTATTCGCTGCTCCACGACGACCTGCCGTGCATGGACAACGACGACATGCGCCGGGGGCGCCCCACCGCGCACATACAATATGACGAAGCCACGGCGTTGCTTGCGGGCGACGCGTTGCTCACGCACGCGTTTTTGCTTTTGGCAACGCATTATTCCGCCGATCCC
This genomic interval carries:
- a CDS encoding FmdB family zinc ribbon protein, with translation MPTYDYVCPKCGFEFEAFQSMSDKPLTKCPSCKKTGVKRLIGPGAGFVFKGTGFYETDFKTKKGKPPVESAPKETKACENCACKNAGESK